The genomic window CGATGCCATTATCGACAGCTACAAACCAGAAGTGATGAAGTGCCCCAAGGCACCAGAAGAATGGAAGAACGTAGCACAACGATTCGCCTCAAAGTGGAACTACTTCAATTGTGTGGGAGCCCTGGATGGGAAGCAGGTCGCAATCAAGAAACCCAGAGGTGGAGGCTCACTGTACTTCAATTACAAAACGTTTCACAGCATCGTCCTCATGGCCCTCTCCGATGCAAATTACAAGTTCTTGTACATCGACGTCGGTACAGAAGGAGGCGCTGGGGATGGAGGTGCCTGGCAGATGTGCACCCTGGCCAGGGCCATTAATAACAACCGtgcacacttccctcatgacacaaCTCTGCCCAACGACGACGAACCCATCCCCTACCACATAGTCGCCGACGATGCCTTCGCTCTCAAGACGTGGACGATGAAACCCTACTCCCACCAATCACAAGATCCCACCGAACGACTATACAGCTACAGACTATCTCGCGCTCGTCGTGTGGTGGAAAACGCATTCGAGCTGCTACAGATGAGATGGCGAATCTTCGGAAGGACGATGCAACAAGATGTCCCTGTTTGCAAGAAGCTAacgatgtgtgcatgtgtcatgCATAACCTGACACTGCAACACTACCCAATTGATCGCACCGTTGTCAACTATGAGGACCAACAACATGATGTCGTCCCTGGTACTTGGAGGGAGGAGTCACTGAACCTCATGGTACAACTCATGGCAAGAAGGGGACCGAACTACACACGGCGAGCGAAGGCAGTCAGAGATTACCTGGCCCAGTATCATTCATCGGATGCAGGCGCAGTGGAATGGCAAGAGGGAATGGTgtttcctcgaggacgacctcctcctgacaactagaggacacacacacaaatatatataacccaacccaaccagtgAATGTACATAATTGTAAATAAAGTTCATGATGTACTTAACATTGTTTGATACTCCCATATTTGTGTATTGTCTGATAGCCATATTAATGTGATAGAGATTATTTGATGGATGATTGGGACTTATATGAAATGGTGTTGGAAGATATTGAACTGAAACTTAACAGGAATGAGAAAGAAACATGTAAAAGCATATTGGTcataacataaatacagtatttaaagttcatatTCTGACGCCAAATACCCCTCGATGGTTGGTGCACTTATTATAATAaactaaaaatacataaaaagcatattgAGAAGAACAtacaaaagttttaaataattaaagttcACACTCTGGCGCCAAAATCCTCTTGATGGTTGGTGCGTGAATGCATATACTTAATATAGTTCAGTGGTACAATGTCTAGGATTTTAAAGTACTATTGTCTAACATGATGTATTTGCATATAGAGAGGAGATAAAATTAGTGGACCTGTAATTGAGTTGTACCTACTCGGTTGGAGTAGGAGATGAACCACACAGGTACGTAGTCACAAACAGGTCAAGCCGACATGCTGAGATGTGACTACACACAGGACACCGCGGCTCCAGTGAACCAACAATAGAGAGATTAGCGGCTGAATACCATACAGGTCTCAAACAGGTCGAGCTGACATTGTGAGATGTGACTACACACAGGACACCACGGCTACAGTGAACCAACTATCGAGAGATTAGGGAGTTTACATAGATTTCATATATGGTGTTGTGATTTTGTAGGAATCGGTTGGGGAGCTAAAGCCACTGGTTCCGTCTGCGTCTCTTTGGGTGTTTGATTTTGCGGCAAGTTTATGGGCATCCCCCGAGCCAAAGCTGCTTTCTCCgtggcattttcttctttgggGCCCGCCAATTTGTGAATcgtagtgatgactgtgttgaaGAAGGGCTGCTGGTATTCTTCTGGCACGAACTCGAGGTGTTCTCTGATGTATTGGACGAAGACGTTGATGGTACGCTGTTTCTTGCTTTCCCCTTCAGGTATCAGTTGGTTCATTAGATCCATAATTCTGCTGAGTTGCGAGTGGACTGCTTCTTCAGCCGAATCAGGTGTGCCAACATGTCGCTCCCCTCGCTGGGTCCTCCTCTGCTTCAGCAGCCGCTTCCTCCGCTAAATCGAAGTTACAGAGAGGCCCGACATGTCACCACTGGATGATTCTCCTCCGCCTATTTCCATTGTTGGTGTGGCGACGTCAGGTGCAGGTGAGAACCGCTCGCTTGGTATTGTCGGTTCGTGGGTGATGTGACCATCCAGGAATCCCCACATTGACATAACTTCATCCTCCCGTGTTGTCCGTTGTCGTGCTGCCGCCCCGCTCTTGTTCTCCTTCTCTATTTTTCCGAAGTCGGTTCGCCGTGCCTCGAAATACTTGCGTACTTGCTGGAAGGTGCAATTTTCGAATTCCCTTGCCAGTTCCCTCCATAGTTCCTCCTTCGCCCTTGGATTCGACCATTGCTTGTCCCGCTTGTCGTATAAAGTAGGGTGCTCCTTGACGAATTCGGCGATCTGCTCCTTCTGCTCTTGTGTGAACTTGTAGTCTGAAATTTCCTTCTTGCTGGGGCGGTATCGTTTCTTGGGCTGCACGATACCACTCAGGCCTGCGATGTCCTGGTACTCGATGTTGGATAGGCTGACCTCAAGGGGCAGCTCTTCCACGGGTTCAGACCTCTCCTCCGGTTCTGCAGGCTGGGTGTCCTGGGTGGCCTGGGACCCCTGGGTAGGCATAGGGGTGGTCTTCCTACGAGGCATCTGGGTGGTAAAGTGGAGCGAGAGTGGCTGGTAAAGTGCGTCGTCTGGCTGTCAGAGCGCGAATGATGCCCCGTTTTCTGTCCGGACCCTTTTGTACACCTCCCCAGGCGGCACGCGGCAACTTTCCTTACAATCCCCCAGGAAGGCGCCGCAGGGACCCCGCACGGACCCCGCACGCACGCCGCATGCCCCGCaagatgtatgaatcatgtatgaaGACGTTGCAACACTCTTGCATGGGCGCCGCAAGACGCCGTACCAGCACGCCGTAACACTCCCGTACGGATAGCATGAAGCCGCTCAAGGCCGTACGTGGCACGGTGTGGCGCGGAACCGTGCGGACACGGGCGGTTTCTTGCGGGGTTTGTTTAGGCGCCGCGCCACGCCGCTTACGATTTCGTGCGGCGTCATCAAACCGCACGGTACCGCTCGaaaatttgaaatgttttaaaatCTGAGCGGCGCCGTACGGATTTGGCGCGCCGCAACAGATGCCGCCAGTGTCATGGGCACGCTTTGCTGCGACTTTAGGGCGACATTGgtgcggcccacgccgtaccaggCCGTAACACAAAAGTGCGTAAGAGTAAACCTAcctatagatatgtcttctataaagtttGTATACATGTTCTCCttcgggtcgatacctaacgctttcgtattaatcattcgtaactgaccaagcattacaaagctgtgtcacttcccacactctgtttcattaatcattctaactatatttgtttcatcatggatttgatccttacaagagatatttatgtttgtaattttctttatcatatcattagtcagttgaattgcacaatacgcttgtcaacctggccagtctactgttttggtcatgagatattattcacaaggtgtaacaggactccatccgtcagctgtgtcactaCCAGTGACAAGtcgtccttagcaaggctgtgtcatcctcaaaggacggagagaaatagtacagtctcgtcggaattcttcttgctcaaaggtgtccatcatcccctgttcctgtgtagagtgcagcagccacgaaggtgtaggagcgccatcaaaggtgtgctggtgatgtgtggtaataataatacgaaggtgtaggagcgccatcaaaggtgtgctggtgatgtttggtaataataataatactgttcacaccatcaccaacaaccatttctcaggtttttctatcttacttgtcgtcactgatgactttcttggatgtacatctttctatattaggttgttccatctgttcacacaataatacgttgaaaggattgttagctgacttaaaaatagaatatataaaggattcattactgactcaccttccatatgtcgctgtacgtttgaatccaccaaacagggtgagagcgtgtacggtctcagaattatcttgaacctctgggaaaactcTTCAAGATGATtcaattgatggttataacatgacctttaccgcaggtatgacccttgcaatcaaaaggagtgaaaaccttacttatatgggccaaatatttagtgagcgtgtgtatgaccttccaaatatcttcaacacgtgaaggtgtttatgtatttttggttgaggatcatgactaacttgttgactttattaatcctggcagtggatgagccacaagcccaaataaccaaccaacctggcgattattgtAGATGTTTTGCTTGACTGACAATGTCGCACTTGGgctgagcccaaggacttgttaccctcctcctttcagtctgtttttctatctcttcttcacaacactcccgagaaccctccagcaaactccaccacactccacttcctgccaaacccttccctctacgtcgtcagtaatgaagacagacattcatagcgtcatatgcagctacctgctggacctggacgatcattttatgttgaacttatggctcacattctggcttcatgaccacaagctgatagcccttaaatccaacaacatatatacatcctgttatacaactgatgttactgtctgacgtatgtatggtgcggcttgatgaccttacctgctgatggtcaaacatgtcatcatgttgtgatttgtatgttttgttgtgtggcacagtttctgttgtagatatctttaataacctttaccagttactatccagtatagtgaacgatagacagacttacgtgttacagactccgtatgataaacattTGACGagtctcgacacaaacatttatctgttgggtaagatcagagaacgagtcgtccagtggcagaacataaacctacaacatgtaacaacaacaacaacaacaacaacaacaacaacaacaacaacaacaacaacaacaacaaacaactgttatgtgaagatctagttattcaaagtgagatgatcacaaggaagttagggatatagaagagtaggagtgaagtataacctggaggcccagccaccgtggctggtgctatatagagcagtgagggctaacaccatatcttaacccctggtgatgtgtgagcttataaacactggtggtatttatggcggccaccaggaagtaatgttcaccaggtattgttctgctctacactgatccaacaactacaaggataatgttgttataaccttcttgatcatg from Panulirus ornatus isolate Po-2019 chromosome 58, ASM3632096v1, whole genome shotgun sequence includes these protein-coding regions:
- the LOC139766721 gene encoding putative nuclease HARBI1, producing MDIQSLSPQETQRILAAVLCICAVQVVYEWRRRRRTAVPHPPERLRRKDGRAGRLWSREWLTRRQLYGNYDQLLQELNKEDPEGHKNFLHIYTELFLEMVERLTPILKKEDTRMRNAQEVGLKLAVTLRHLATGNDYPSLQYSFIVSKASICRFIPIVCDAIIDSYKPEVMKCPKAPEEWKNVAQRFASKWNYFNCVGALDGKQVAIKKPRGGGSLYFNYKTFHSIVLMALSDANYKFLYIDVGTEGGAGDGGAWQMCTLARAINNNRAHFPHDTTLPNDDEPIPYHIVADDAFALKTWTMKPYSHQSQDPTERLYSYRLSRARRVVENAFELLQMRWRIFGRTMQQDVPVCKKLTMCACVMHNLTLQHYPIDRTVVNYEDQQHDVVPGTWREESLNLMVQLMARRGPNYTRRAKAVRDYLAQYHSSDAGAVECHINVIEII